Proteins encoded by one window of Thermodesulfovibrionales bacterium:
- a CDS encoding TIGR00725 family protein, with protein sequence MSSRPFIAIIGAGRADDNIRKIAEECGFLIAKKGAILICGGLGGVMEAAAKGAKSAGGITVGILPADSKEGANPYIDIPVATGFGEGRNIIIVRSADGLIAIGGEYGTLSEIAFALKAGKPVIGIRTWDIKGVIKAETPEEAVEKMFNILGGK encoded by the coding sequence ATGTCAAGTAGACCTTTCATTGCCATAATAGGAGCAGGCAGGGCTGATGACAATATCAGAAAAATCGCAGAGGAGTGTGGCTTTCTTATTGCAAAAAAAGGAGCTATACTTATATGCGGTGGGCTTGGTGGCGTAATGGAGGCTGCGGCTAAAGGAGCAAAATCAGCAGGAGGAATTACTGTGGGAATACTTCCTGCTGATTCTAAGGAAGGAGCAAATCCCTATATTGATATTCCAGTTGCTACTGGATTTGGCGAAGGAAGAAATATAATCATTGTCAGAAGTGCTGATGGACTTATTGCCATAGGAGGAGAATATGGAACGCTCTCTGAGATAGCCTTTGCCCTGAAAGCAGGAAAGCCTGTGATAGGCATAAGGACATGGGATATAAAAGGAGTCATTAAGGCAGAAACCCCTGAGGAGGCAGTAGAAAAAATGTTCAATATATTAGGAGGAAAATAA
- the fbp gene encoding class 1 fructose-bisphosphatase has product MAELGMDLNRFILEEERRYPNATGSLSLALMAIESAAKIIAAHVRMAGLADVLGKSGNINVHGEEVQRLDVFSNNLMVRHLSDSGQFYALASEEMEEVIFPEKGKNGKYIIAFDPLDGSSNIDVNVNVGTIFSIHRKIKGTIEDFLVEGETQVAAGYILYGTSTMFVYTTGNGVNGFTLDPAVGLFLLSHPDIKIPAKGKIYSINESNYHKWDEKLKKYVDNLKVRGYTSRYAGAMVADVHRVLIKGGVFAYPADSKNKKGKLRLIYEASPMALIVEQAGGRATTGEKDILKIKPSNIHENTPVFLGSREDIEELLLEIGKRE; this is encoded by the coding sequence ATGGCAGAGCTTGGAATGGACCTTAACAGATTTATCCTTGAAGAAGAAAGAAGGTATCCAAATGCAACGGGCTCTTTAAGTCTTGCCCTGATGGCAATTGAGTCAGCTGCTAAAATCATCGCAGCCCATGTAAGGATGGCTGGTCTTGCTGATGTACTTGGTAAGAGCGGAAATATAAATGTGCATGGTGAAGAGGTCCAGAGGCTTGATGTTTTTTCAAATAATCTCATGGTGAGGCATCTTTCTGACAGCGGACAGTTTTATGCTCTTGCATCAGAGGAGATGGAAGAGGTAATCTTTCCTGAAAAGGGCAAAAATGGAAAATACATCATTGCCTTTGACCCCCTTGATGGTTCATCAAATATAGATGTGAATGTAAATGTGGGAACAATCTTTTCAATACATAGAAAAATCAAAGGCACAATAGAAGATTTTCTAGTTGAGGGAGAGACTCAGGTTGCAGCAGGATATATACTTTACGGAACATCAACCATGTTTGTTTATACTACAGGAAATGGAGTTAATGGTTTTACCCTTGACCCAGCGGTGGGATTGTTTCTCCTTTCCCATCCAGATATAAAGATACCAGCAAAGGGTAAAATCTACTCCATCAATGAATCAAATTATCATAAATGGGACGAAAAATTAAAAAAATATGTGGATAATCTAAAGGTAAGGGGATACACATCAAGATATGCAGGTGCAATGGTTGCAGATGTACACAGGGTACTCATAAAAGGTGGAGTCTTTGCCTATCCGGCGGACTCAAAGAACAAAAAGGGCAAGCTCAGATTGATTTACGAAGCATCTCCAATGGCATTAATAGTAGAGCAGGCAGGTGGAAGAGCAACAACAGGTGAAAAGGATATACTCAAGATAAAGCCCTCTAATATCCATGAAAATACTCCTGTATTCCTCGGAAGCAGAGAGGATATAGAGGAATTGCTTTTAGAAATTGGAAAGAGGGAATAG
- a CDS encoding isoprenylcysteine carboxylmethyltransferase family protein produces the protein MKKILLKGTFLVYLLIGLEIFIMISPFAAYFYSFYNPVLNYLYNSKYLSWLTEFFLPHFVFIKDPLIQLLGIVQLLTFFFGMFIFFYAAIPLYYAKFRRKGVVTKGIYCRIRHPQYLGLAIAGFGLLLYWPRFLILILYISMLFVYYLLARNEEQRMINQYGEGYLDYMKRVPMFLPKNIGGRFYSLFFSGLRSKTAGILILYVIVLSISIFLAIVLRSYSINKIPVVQRDGMSFVSVFPVNEDDIFHALNVIKDDRLKGILNEYNAELVYIMPSDFFLMAIITDMERLYPVEFERPSGSNVFLRFFKIFINYTKMQLGFYPDSHYLRRLIFLSVKDREGNPLKGKAIFAFGSRRFPLLQIDMDIKIGEILSIKELKPRHKWGDAPMPIF, from the coding sequence ATGAAAAAAATCCTCCTTAAAGGAACATTTTTAGTATACCTCCTCATAGGTCTTGAGATCTTCATAATGATAAGTCCTTTTGCAGCTTACTTTTACTCCTTTTACAACCCTGTTCTTAATTATCTCTATAATTCAAAATACCTCAGCTGGCTAACAGAATTTTTTCTTCCCCATTTTGTATTTATTAAAGACCCTCTGATACAGCTTCTAGGGATTGTCCAGCTTTTAACATTCTTTTTTGGCATGTTCATCTTTTTTTATGCTGCCATTCCTCTTTATTATGCAAAATTCAGAAGAAAAGGTGTTGTAACAAAAGGCATCTACTGTAGAATAAGGCATCCTCAGTATCTTGGTCTTGCCATCGCAGGATTCGGTCTTCTTCTTTACTGGCCAAGATTTCTTATCCTGATTCTTTATATCTCTATGCTCTTTGTTTATTATTTACTGGCAAGGAATGAAGAGCAGCGCATGATAAATCAGTACGGAGAAGGATATCTTGATTATATGAAAAGGGTACCCATGTTTCTTCCTAAAAACATTGGTGGAAGATTTTATTCTTTATTTTTTAGTGGCTTGAGATCAAAGACTGCAGGAATCCTGATCCTTTATGTAATTGTTTTGAGTATATCTATATTTTTAGCCATAGTGCTCAGGAGTTATTCAATTAATAAGATTCCAGTTGTTCAAAGGGATGGAATGTCTTTTGTATCTGTATTTCCCGTTAATGAGGATGATATCTTTCATGCACTTAATGTTATCAAAGATGATAGATTAAAGGGAATCTTAAATGAGTATAATGCCGAGCTTGTTTATATCATGCCCTCTGATTTTTTCTTAATGGCAATAATAACCGACATGGAGAGACTCTATCCTGTTGAGTTTGAGAGGCCTTCTGGAAGCAACGTGTTTTTAAGGTTTTTTAAGATCTTTATTAATTACACCAAAATGCAGCTTGGATTTTATCCCGACAGTCATTATTTAAGACGGCTTATATTCCTTTCTGTAAAAGACAGAGAGGGAAATCCTTTAAAGGGAAAAGCCATCTTCGCCTTCGGTTCAAGAAGGTTTCCTCTTCTTCAAATAGATATGGATATTAAAATAGGAGAAATACTGTCCATTAAAGAACTTAAGCCAAGACATAAATGGGGAGATGCCCCTATGCCTATATTTTAA
- a CDS encoding phosphoribosyltransferase family protein has product MDYLIENISLRDRTGVFEDRKEAGILLSEKLIKYKDSGAIVFAIPSGGVPVAAEIARSLNLSMELIIVRKIQVPYNPEAGFGSMDPDGNVLLNKELLSHLMLTDEEIEEQIKKTKEVISMRENLFRNARDYPPVKDKIVIIVDDGLASGYTMLSAIRFLKKRGPAKIIIAVPTGLDRTVERIKKEVDEIYCLNVRTGLSFAVADAYRNWYDLSDEEVINILKDLKYKR; this is encoded by the coding sequence ATGGATTATCTAATAGAGAATATTTCATTAAGAGACAGAACAGGTGTTTTTGAAGATAGAAAAGAGGCTGGGATACTTCTTTCTGAGAAGTTAATAAAGTATAAAGATTCTGGAGCCATTGTATTCGCAATTCCATCCGGTGGTGTTCCAGTAGCTGCAGAGATAGCCAGGTCATTGAATCTTAGCATGGAGCTAATAATAGTAAGAAAGATACAGGTGCCCTATAACCCTGAGGCAGGTTTTGGTTCAATGGACCCTGATGGCAATGTGCTTCTTAATAAGGAATTACTCAGCCACCTGATGTTGACAGATGAAGAAATAGAGGAACAGATAAAAAAGACTAAAGAGGTAATATCTATGCGAGAGAATCTCTTCAGGAATGCAAGGGATTATCCACCTGTTAAAGATAAGATTGTGATAATCGTTGATGACGGTCTTGCATCAGGATACACAATGCTATCAGCTATCAGGTTTTTAAAAAAAAGAGGACCTGCAAAAATAATAATAGCTGTGCCAACTGGTCTTGATAGGACTGTTGAACGAATTAAAAAAGAGGTTGATGAGATTTACTGTTTAAATGTAAGAACAGGATTATCCTTTGCTGTAGCAGATGCCTACAGGAACTGGTATGACCTTTCTGATGAAGAGGTTATCAATATTCTTAAGGATTTAAAATATAAAAGATAG